AAACGTTATTTGTACTGGTACATTTAATTTCACAAAAGGTCACCATGTATGATTACTTCAACCAGATCCTTTTATTCTATAAGGTTTGCTATAAAGGATGTTAGGTGCTGAACATTAATGTCCCGTCGTGAAGGTCATTTCTCACCTTGTAAAAAGGTTATCATAATTTTATCCTTTTCACCATAAAATtttgcaagaaaaaaataacttatcatgagttgtaaataattaacaaaacaTTATGATTAATCCTAAGTAATCCCTGAAAAGTCTACCTTAACCCAATATTGTGCTTTGGTGAATGACTCTGGGCTAGTTATATCATACACAATAACTGCAACTGCAGCACCTCGGTAGTAAAGTGGTGCCAATGCTGCATATCTGAACAAGACACAATCACAATCAATAATCTCCTGCTAAAATTGGTACGCAAGGGCAAGGGACAGATGGGGTAAATTTCCAACAGAAATAAGGGCAACATAAAATGAACTTTAGTTACAATATTCAgaattttaactattttatacatttaagcATATCTGACTAACAGTACCTCTCCTGTCCAGCAGTGTCCCATATTTCAAACTTAACTGTTGTGGAGTCTTGCAAAGCTATTGTCTGTGATAAGAATGAAGCTCCAACGGTTACCTGAAATATTTAAACCAACAAATGTAAACGCATCAGAAATTAACTATATGGCTAGGAGGAAGGATAAACAGCCATACACGTTCACATAGAACATGGTAGGtttctagttttatttttttgatcagtCAGGTTgacaaaaaattactttaaaaaatgttgGCTTGTATCATTAGTATAGTGGATAGCATACTCCTTACCTTGGATGTTGGGTCAAACTGACCGCGAACAAAGCGAAGAACAATACAGCTTTTACCAACACCAGAGTCGCCTAATAATACCAGCTGCACCAAACCACGTAATTGAAAGGTTAGTTACATTCATTTGTAAAAGGTTTAAAGACAAGATTGTTGGTGAGTTCACAAAGTCATTTAGGTTTCATCCAGCCCTTTCCCTTTCCCCAGAAATGAACAGATTGGAAGACAACAAGAACCCTCCCTTTGCAACTATGTCTGTGTACTACATTGTAAACCATCTAAGAATCATGACGCTGAAACATGCAACCAACAGCATATAGCCaagtatttacaaaatttatgcaaatttataatagaatttttgttcTCACCCCAACTCATATAAACTTTCATACAAACTAATTGGGGTCAACTCCACACATCGTTTTTCAGCTAATTGGATCCAAACACATAAATATTTATGTACATAAATAGGTACATCCATCACAACGATGCTTCTGGGGAAGTTTAAAACCTGGACATAACCATCATCACTTCGAAAGGTAGAAAAGAGTGCTAAGCAAACCAATCCACGTTTCACCAACAAGACATATGCATCAGTTTATGTCCACAAATTAACGCATCAAGTCTGTTTCAAAGGACctttgttaaataaaataagtttgaaAGATCCAAAATAAAACCTACGAAGATGCCCTCTTCATTCAATAGTTGGCTCAACCACACCAATTGCGAATTGTCAAGAACACAGTAACAGTATATATACaaattgacaaaaatatttagaagcgATGAGTTGACCAAAACAAGTCTTTAGAAGATTCGCCTCTAAAAAAAGTACCTTCACCCGAAGATTTTTTGGGTCCAGCACTCCGCCATTCTCAGAATTGGGGCCGGTCAACCGCCCGGGAGTCCTATCTACAAACATTAAGCCCCTCGAATCAATAAAACTCAACCAAAATCTCTCATAAGGGCCCCTAACAAGTCACTTAATGAAAATCGCCCTATCGAAAACCCATATTTCGGCACTCGCCTAGATTATAGCgcagaaattaaataaatcaaccAAACTCCGATAAGAATTTACAAATTCggctacaatttttttaaaattaaaataggatttCCGATTCAATCAATCTGAACCAGTGAAGTGAAAACCCTAGAAATACAGGGGACAGAATCAAATATCTGCATACGAGTATTACCTGGAAGAGAGGAAGAGCAACCCATGGCGAGCAGAAACTGTACGTTTAATGGGAATACTATATGCGTGCAATTAGGGTTAATGGCTGGAGAGGAGTACTAGATTTAGGTGAGAAAGAAGTACTCTATAGTAGGGGGAGAGATGGCTTATTGGTGgaattaaaactaaaagatcGTTAATGGCTGCTAAACTCGCACGCCATTTTATACGTACCGTAGCATAAAAGggaacaaaataattaaaattggttaattattttttattttttgggttataTCTTGGTTTGATaatttctaaaatctaaataaatCAGAAAAGAACTGATTAACGATTGGATAACATGTTCGcaattaaaatatcattcaGAATAATACCGCCCGACAGCTACGGAAAATTGAGTAATATAAAGCTGAATTGTGGTCGGAAATTGAAAGTAAGTCGGCCCAACTTTGCAAGAGCCCAAAAATCGCAGAATAACCGAGATCAAAACTATTCACGGAATCCAGCCCATATTTTTTGGGCAAGTAATCCAGACCATATTgctgtcatatatatatatatggaaagccTGTCTTTTATGTTAGATGCTAAGGAATTCATGATTAGGAGTCGTTAGCCGGGCCTTGTTCTCGGGCCATTGAGATATAA
Above is a genomic segment from Juglans microcarpa x Juglans regia isolate MS1-56 chromosome 1D, Jm3101_v1.0, whole genome shotgun sequence containing:
- the LOC121263805 gene encoding ras-related protein RABF1; translation: MGCSSSLPDRTPGRLTGPNSENGGVLDPKNLRVKLVLLGDSGVGKSCIVLRFVRGQFDPTSKVTVGASFLSQTIALQDSTTVKFEIWDTAGQERYAALAPLYYRGAAVAVIVYDITSPESFTKAQYWVKELQKHGSPDIVMALVGNKADLQEKREVPVQEGIDYAEKNGMFFIETSAKTADNINQLFEEIGKRLPRPSRD